Below is a genomic region from Echinicola rosea.
TTAAGCTGGGTCAATGCAAACCGGGAATTAAAACTACCTGTAGGCACATTGATACTTTCCATGTAATTCACCACTTCTGCAACAGCATGATCAGCAGTCAAAAACACCATGTATTCTCCCTTGCCATATTCCTTGTCCAAATATTCAAAAAAAGCTTCTAAACCTTGGTCTAGCCTTAGATAGGTATCTTCTAGCTCCATGGAAGAAGGCCCAAATCGATGTCCTACATAATCGGTAGAAGAAAAACTAACCGCCAAAAAATCTGTCTCATCGCCTTTGCCCAGTTCCTCGCCTTCCAAAGCCGCATAGGCCATATCTAAGGTCAGGTCATTCCCAAAAGGCGTGCTGGCAATCAAGCCAAGACCTCCGTTATCCTCCATCAACTCCTCAAGGTCATATGGAAATTCTGGTGTCTCCATTCCCGTAAAAGGAACCTCAAAATCATTATTGTCAGCCACACTCTGGATATAGGTTTTGCTTTTATAAAGTGGCTTCCAATTATTGGACAGATACTTCTTGGCTAGTTTTTTCCGATTAAATTTCTGTAACCAATCAGGCAATTCATCCTTATAGTATGTGGAAGTCATAAAATCACCAGTCTCCTTATCCAACCAATAGGCATCCCCCAAGTGCCCGGCAGGAAGGGCCGCACCACGATCTTTGATCGCTACACCTACCACCTTCGAGCGCTGGTTTGTGGACAGGCGCAGCTCATCGGTTATGGTAGTGGTAAGCAGATTCCGAGGTGAAATACCCCCACTGCCTTTGCTTCCGCCTACATTACTTACCGTGCTGTCTTCCGCACAATAGATCATCCTCCCTAGATCCCTAACGTACCAATTATTACTGATAATACCGTGGGTAGCAGGAGTGGTTCCCGTATATACTGACGAATGGCCAGGACCAGTATAAGTAGGGATATAATTATAATGGGCATTTTTCATCATAAACCCCTCATTCATCAACCGCTTAAAGCCGCCATCTGTAAAACGGTCGTTGAATTTATGCAAATACTCGTAACGCATTTGATCCACTACAATTCCTACTACCAGTTTCGGTTTTTGGGAATCCTGGGCAAACCCGGCAAGAGCAATTAACATGGCCAGACCGGTAAGAAAAGTTTTTTTCATGGGTAATACTTCTTTTAATGATACCTAACGGACAAATTTAATGATTATACCCTTATTTAACGTAAACTTTTAGTGAAGTCTACTTTCCTTGAAATTCCGGAGATAAAAGGTGCATCCTGTACAGGAATGGGGATTTTAACATTGCTTTGGAGCCTTTATGTAAAATGTTTTATGAGTCTCCGGAATCATACACATAGCCAAACTTTATTGATAAATTGTTTTCCCGTTCTTTTATTCAGGTGTAAGAAGCAATCAAAGGTCTTCATGAATGCAACGCATTTCCATTGATGAAAAGAACCAAAAATCTAGTCAGTGGTGAGATCTTTAACTTTCGATATCATTTTAGGTAATTGTACCACTACGTGCAAAATCACGGATCAAGGCCGTTTAGTTAAGGGGGGTTCCTTCTTTTCATATACCTAAAAGTCCTTTTTTTGATTGACTTTGGCTGGGGAAACCTGATCATCCTGGTGGATTTTATCCTTTTCCTTTTTTCCCCCGAAAGCCTTCGGGGCAGGCTATTGATGAAAAAAGAAAGAAAAAAATCCAGGCCGGTGGTATGCCCTTTAAAATGGGACATGGATTTCCCCTGCGACGTGGATCCGTCACCCATTTTAATTTCCACCCGATGGCTACGGCCTAAAAGCGAGTGGGTCTCGCTGTTCCACGACGCGAGCCAACTCACTTTCTTAACGGCCTCCACCATCAGCTGGAAAACAGGCATACCAAGGGCCGTCATAAGGAAGCGATATATTTTTGGAACTTATTAATTGAATCCGCCTTGCAGGTATTGGGCGTTAAGAAATTAAAAAGCGGGTAGGCAAGAAGGCAGGCTTGTTTGACGAAATGGTGGAAAAAATGGTTGTTGGAAGCTAAACACGAGGAGTTTGCCTGCATGTGGGCGGGGTTTGATTTTAGCCCAATAGATGCACACCTGTGCGCCGTGGCGTAGCGGCGGGGTTTTTTGGTTACTTTTTTGACCTGAAGCAAAAAAGTAACAAAGGTAAAGAGATGAAAACCACCTAGGGATTTAGCTAGAAACCTCAGTTTGATTATAAAACCGTCACTGCGAGGCTTAGAGGGAGGCCTGAGCGGGTGGAAGCCGTCGCAGTCTCAGTATTTCGGGATTGCCACACCCTTTTCCAACCCACATCCTCTTAAAAAGGGTATGACGCTTTTAATACTAAAATTAAGTCGAGCTCAGGTTAATACTTACCCACACTAAATCATATAGAACCGTTTTAATTTTAGCCCAATAGCTGCACACCTGTGCGCCGTGGCGTAGCGGTGGGGTTTTTTGGTCACTTTTTTGACCTGCAGCAAAAAAGTGACAAAGGTAAAGGGATGAAAACCACCTAGGAATTTAGCTAGAAAAATAACTGCCCAAGGAAAAAATATAGAACCCATATTTTCCAGATACACACTAACTAAACGGCATTGAATCACGGATAGTCATTAAATATCTCGCGAATTACAGCACTACTTTCTATATTCGAGAAATTTTATCATTATGAAGTTATTAAAATTACTATTCGCAGGTCTGTTTATTTTCATGGAAATTTCCCCATCAATTTCCCAGTCTTACTTTGAGGATGGACTGGACCAAAATTTCCATCGCGAAAGAAGAACGGCCCTGAGGAAGTTATTACCGGAAAATTCAGTAGCCGTAATCTTCACAAACCCGGTCAAAAACAGATCAAATGACGTTGATTTTATTTACCATCCCAATACTGACTTTTTTTACCTGACAGGCTATCGTGAACCCAACGCCGTACTGCTGATATTTAGTGAATCGCGCCAAATAGGGGGAGAAACGACCGATGAAGTCATCTATGTTCAGCCCCGAGATGAAAATGCGGAAATGTGGAACGGCAAGCGATTGGGCATCGCAGGAGTAAAAGAAAAGCTGGGCTTTGAGGCAGTTTACCTCAACACGGACTTTGGGACAAATCCTGCATTGAAATTTGACCAATTTGATAAAATCCTCACTTTTAGTCTCTCGGAAAACATTGAGGAAAGCAGTGCAAACCAAGCCATGCTGGATATGCGTGAGCAGTTCAAAACCGAAACGGCATATCCAGAGGAAATGTCAGCGGTCACCAGCAAAATGTACGAACTCATCCGGGCCACAGACTTGGAAAATACTGCCAACGTCGCACAGGTAATTGGCAGGTATAGAAAATATTACCCAGAGGTAGAAAATGATGATATCCTAGTGGAATTTGTCGATGCAGATACTCCCGAAAAAAGGATGGCTGTGGCACAAAAAATTCCTTCGCAAAAACTAAACATCGCGGCGCTTCCAGAAATGATGACCAAACTCCGTGGCATCAAAACCGAAGAAGAAATCGGGATGTTAAAAAAAGCCATTAGCATATCGGCCATTGGTCAGATTGAAGTCATGAAAGCACTAAAACCGGGCATGTCGGAACGTGAGGTCCAAGGGATACATGAATTTGTTTATAAAAGGTATGGTGCCGAAAATGTCGGTTATCCATCCATCGTAGGAGCAGGAAAAAACGGCTGCATCCTTCATTATATCTCCAATGACCTCAGAGATCCCGATAAACGGCTTATGCTTATGGACCTTGGTGCAGAATGGAGAGGCTATACGGCCGATGTGACCAGAACCATCCCTATTTCCGGAAAATTCACCCCCGAAGAAAAGGCCATTTACGACTTGGTCTATAAAGCTCAGGAAGCCGCCATGCAGGCATGTAAACCTGGTGTAGAGTTCAGCGAAATCAGCCAAATCGCAAAAAGGGTCATCAATGAAGGTCTGCAAGAACTTGGCATCATCATCCGCGGACAGCGGCACCGTTATTTCCCTCACGGCACCAGCCACCACCTTGGGCTGGATGTACATGACCGTGGAGCATATGGTCCACTGGAAGAGGGAATGGTGCTGACCGTAGAACCGGGCATATATATCCCAGAAGGAAGTGACTGCGACGAAAAATGGTGGAATATTGCTGTGAGAATAGAAGATGATGTGGTGATTACCAAGACTGGTTTCGAAAACTTGTCCGCTGATGCACCCAGAAGCAGCAAGGAGGTAGAAGCCATGATGGCAAAACCTAGCATCCTCGAAGAATGGGTGCTCCCAGAACTATGAACCTCAGTTCGATTATAAAATCGTCACTGCGAGGCTTAGAGGGAGGCCTGAGCGGGTGGAAGCCGTGGCAGTCTCAGTATTTCGAGTTGGCCACACCCTTTTCCAACCCACATTCTCCTTGAAAGGGTTCGCGATGACGCTTTTAATACTAAAATTAAGTCGAGCTCAGGTTATGAGGCCTCGATTGCCAAAATATCAGTCATTCTGAAAATAGATAGGATCTCAGATCATGCTAAAAAATTTGGGGGTGATGGTGGTTGGTGCTTATGGAATGCTGATGATGAGGATTTCCGTTTCTGTCAGACCAGAGCCATCAATGCCCCATTATAAACATCAGCAACAAGCCCAATATGATAAAAACAGGACCCCAATATTGCATCTTTATCCAAAATATGCTGTGATTGGGCTTTACTAAAAACTCCTGCCCGGTCTTTTGGTCCACTAAAATCTTGCCCTCTCCACTGTTCCATTTTCTCCCCATCACCCAGCTGAACACACCTGTCCCAAAAAATGCGAGTGAAATCGCATAATGAAAATAATGCTGTCCCAGAACACTTATAAAAAGCACAAGCGAAATCAATAAAACCAAAATGGAGAGTATTCCCCTTCCCGACCAAATTATCATCGTTTCAAAATGTTAGCATTTTTCTTAAAAAACCATTCACCTTTTTTATGGTGAAAAATCACCAGTAGCAGATTTAAAACTACAAAATATTTTTAAATCTCCCTTAATCGGTACCAGAATCAACACATAAGTTTTTCATGGCTTTATCCTACCGCCCACCAAGCTTAGCTGTCCCCTCTTTACATAATAATAAAAACAATTGCATGTCAATCTGTCCCCAACCCTCTTCGCTTCGAAAAAAAAATACTTATTTTGCAATATGAAAATATGTTTCGCAACCAACAATCCTAAAAAGATTGAAGAGGTAAAGGCCGCCTTGGGGGAGGATTTTACCATTGTTTCACTGGAAGAAATCGGCTGCCAAGAGGAATTGCCCGAAACGGGAGACACCTTGGACTTCAATGCTTTTCAGAAGGCCCGACATGTCTTTGAAAATTACGGAGTGAGTTGTTTTGCTGATGACACGGGGCTGGAAGTTCATGCGTTGGAGGGTGCGCCAGGCGTATATTCGGGAAGGTATGCCGGAGAACCCCGTAGCGATGAACGGAATGTCGAGCTGCTGCTCAATAACATGGAAGGTAAAATCGACCGTAAAGCCCAATTCAGAACGGTGATTGCCCTAATCCTAGACGGCAAGGAATACAGTTTTGAGGGAGTGGCTAAGGGCGAAATCATACAAGAACGAACCGGTGATGGAGGGTTTGGCTATGACCCTGTGTTTAGGCCTGATGATCACGAAGAGACCTTCGCGGAGCTCAGCATGGAGGCGAAAAATGCCATTAGCCATCGCGGAAAAGCAGTGCGAAAATTGATTCACTTTCTGAACAGTTACCGTTAAGCATTCGTCACAGCAAGCCTGTCTGCCAGGCAAGGAGGTAACCACAGCAGTCCCATTTAGTGGGCAAAAGGCCTCCCTGAACCATAATCAGTTGCCAATTCTTGGGTTGAAAGGTATCCTGGTTACCGAACACTCGAAAGGCTCTTTCGCGAGAAATTATATAGACATGAGAAAACCTTATATCGTTGGCATCACAGGGGGAAGTGCTTCCGGCAAAACCCTATTTCTGAATCGGCTGCTGCAAAGCTTCGACCCTGGTGAGGTCTGCCTGATTTCTCAGGACAACTATTACAAGCCAATCGACCAGCAGCCGCTGGATGAGGAAGGTGTTGAGAATTACGATACGCCCTTTTCGTTTGATTTTGATGCCTACGCAGAAGATATACAGAAAATCCAGCGTGGCGAACATGTTTTCCGGCAAGAATACACGTTTAACAATCCCGCAAAGACACCGCAGATGTTGGAATTTAAGCCCGCTCCCGTAGTGGTCGTGGAGGGGATTTTTGTGCTTTACTCACCAAAATTATCCAATCTACTGGACCTCAAGGTGTTTATCGATGCCAAGGATTACATCAAACTCAAACGCAGAATCGTCCGCGACAAGGTCGAAAGGGGCTATGACCTCGATGATGTGCTATATCGCTACGAAAAACATGTCATGCCCACCTACGAAAAATACATCGACCCTTCAAAGCATGATGCCGACCTGATCATCCCCAATAACGACAGCTTTGACAATGGCCTGGAAATGGTAAAGATTTTTCTAAAGGAAAAGATCAATGACCAACCCTGCATTTGAGCAAAAAAGACAGGGCTTATTTGTTGGAAGGTTAAAATGTACAAAGCTTATAGGGTAAGCATAAGCTGATCGGGATTTGCAATCCCGAACGATCAATAGCAGAGGATTTGTATTGCTCAAAAAGCCACTCCAACACTGGAGCCAAAACTACCCAGTAAACATGATTTATATCAGCCCCAAGACTTTCGACAGTCCTTTCAAACTGGCAAAGTGTTTGCTTTATTCGCTCCAAATTTAAACCAAGTTAAAAATTACCATGATGAAAAAGTTTTTATTTGCAGCATTAGCAGTCTTTTTACTACTGCAACCCGAAGAGTCTAAGGCGCAAGTAAGTGCCGGTATTTACCAGCAAAACCTGAACACTTACTTAGCAATAGGTACAGATCCCGATGAGAAAATGTTCGGGGAGTTGCGTCTGGGGGCAGGTGATGAACTTGACCTAGAAGGTACTTTTGGGTACAATTTCATCCAAAAACAGGAAGTAAACTTTTACAGCGGTGCCCACCTGGGCGTGGCCAATTTGACCACAGACTTTTCTGAAGCTTATTTGGGAGTTCCTTTGGGCCTATTGGTGAAGCCTTTTTCTGCAGCCCCTAACCTGGGCTTTCTACTGGAAGCCAGCCCACTGGTCGGCTTTGACAGCGGCGACGGCTACCTTAGAGCAGGCATCGGCTTGAAATACACGTTCCGTTAAGGATAGTGCTTACGAAAACAAAGAAGCCGTTTCCAAAATCATAGAGATGATCTTCGAAACGGCTTCTTTCACAATAGATGTCTAGAAAGTAAAGGAGAACCCCTTACTCGCCATAACCATCTTACTATAGCCAATTTGGCTACTAAAACCTAAACGCCAATCCCAAATTCAAATTGACCATTTCCTGCCCATAAAATAGGCTTGGGCAATAACCCAAATCAGTTTTTAGGTAGAGGCCGTTTTCGCTGATCCTATTCAGCAAGGATAACCCTAATCCAAACTGATCGCGCTGAATAACGCCATAATTAATACTTGTTACCTTATACTCTTCCCCGTCAATAATCATTCCTCTTGATATACTAGATGATACTGCCTGAAACGAAGATCTCAAGTACATACCATACACACTCAGTATCATGGAGGGGCTTTGATAAATATCATAGCCCACATATGCCCTGAACTGGCCCAAATTCACTTTGTCTATTTTATCCGGGTCTGCCATTTCAAAAATCCAGCTATCTTTGCCATCCAAGTGGCCTCTTCCATAGCTGATGCCCACATATACCTTGTCCCAGATGTGCCTGCTATAGGAAATGGAAGCCCCAAAGGAATTCCACTTCTCCGGTCTGGTCGAGTACTTGGCATAATTATAAAAACCCGATAGAGCGAGTTCATTCTTTGGAATGCCTTGCCCATAAGTGGGCAAAGCCATCAGAAGGATAATCGGTATCAATAATATTTGCTTAAACATACCCAGTTTTGTTTAATGTCTTGTTCTCAATGTAAACTCCATCTGAGAATGCCTGATTACTGGATACTTTTTGTTTTCGTAGGTTCTGGTAATCAAATTCCCGTTTCCATCAAAGGCATCCCCAGACACATAATAATTGTCCTCCAATAGTTCACACTTATACATTTCCATATAGGTGTTTTGGTGGTCATCGCCTAGTAATTTTACACCATTGGCCTTAAGTTCAAACGAAACAGGTAACGTGACACCGTCTTTATTAACCTTTACATCTCCATCTAGTTTGAAGCTACTAGCCCCTCTCTCTACAGCCCAGATCATAGTAAAGCTTTCAGATTCGTAGGGTAATCTTGAAATAAGTAAAGGACCACCTTTCCATTTTTTCTTTTTGGCATCTTTTCTTGAAATTTTATAGCTAGTTAATGCCTTATTGACATCATTTCCTAATTTAGGTGTCCCCCCACCTAATTCCGACACATTTCCCCATGCAATCCACATGTGTACCTTGTTGTTATTTGGCCAGCTCCGGATATTATCAGTTAGCCTAAATTCTGGCATGGATAAAGTAAATCTAGTTGATGGAGTAAGCTGAGCGCATCTAAGTTCAGTGGTCGGAGAGGAATGGTAAGTAGTCCCTCCACCTGTTCCAGCAACAGGCGATTCCACAAAATTATTAAATGACCCAAGTACCATCGTAGGATTGGATGAACCATATTGGTCATCCAACATAAAAGGCTGGACCTTTTGCCTTATTTGGTATGGTGCCTTGGAATTATAATTATGTGCAGTTGTTTTATCAGTTAAGCTGACCTTTACTGCTGGAGTTTCTCCTTTCCAGTTCGGATCCTTGGCTAGTCCCTCAAGCTCCATTTCTTCTGTCCACCATGAAACCGTCAATTCACTTAATCCCGAGGGATCAAAATTCTCACCCAAATAAGGCGCTATCACCTCAATATCATTCTCCTTAATAAAGGAAACTAAGCTATCCAGTGTAGTGTTACTTCCGGCAGTTCTTTAAAATGCCGTGCCCTGATGAAATGCCCTCACTATTGCAGACTGCTTCCTGCTTAGAGGATCTTGTCCCTCTTCAAATAATAACCGGAGCTTATTTCTCCGGAATTACCCTTTAATTTCCCAAAACCAAAAAGTTCGGCTCTTGCCTCTGGGTCTTTCATTACCTCTCCCATATAGAGGGAAAGTTCCTCCAGCTGCTTTTCATACGCTTGGTGATCCATTGGATTGGTTTCGGTTGACCCTACTTCCTCATGCTCTGTCATTAAAGGTTCTTCCTGTCCATTTTCCTGACAAGAAGTCCACGTCAGGGTTCCTAAAATCATTAAGGAACATAAATAAATAGTAAATCTTTTCATTGTAAAGGAGTTTAAGTAAATGAATAGTACATTCTAATACTCCAATATTTAAATTCAAAAGAATCCCCTACGCATCCCTACGCAAAATGACATAAATCACCTAAAAAATTGTCATCTATCATTAATAAGTAAAAAAGCCTTGCAACTAACCGCTGCAAGGCTTCTTTATTGTTTTTACAGACCTACTCATTCGTAAGCGTAAGTTATCGTCACTTTACCTACAAGCGATCTTGTTCACCCGGTTGGCATGCCTTCCGCCTTCAAATTCCGTGCTGAG
It encodes:
- the pafA gene encoding alkaline phosphatase PafA, yielding MKKTFLTGLAMLIALAGFAQDSQKPKLVVGIVVDQMRYEYLHKFNDRFTDGGFKRLMNEGFMMKNAHYNYIPTYTGPGHSSVYTGTTPATHGIISNNWYVRDLGRMIYCAEDSTVSNVGGSKGSGGISPRNLLTTTITDELRLSTNQRSKVVGVAIKDRGAALPAGHLGDAYWLDKETGDFMTSTYYKDELPDWLQKFNRKKLAKKYLSNNWKPLYKSKTYIQSVADNNDFEVPFTGMETPEFPYDLEELMEDNGGLGLIASTPFGNDLTLDMAYAALEGEELGKGDETDFLAVSFSSTDYVGHRFGPSSMELEDTYLRLDQGLEAFFEYLDKEYGKGEYMVFLTADHAVAEVVNYMESINVPTGSFNSRFALTQLKGFTREHYGEGDWILSTANDQIFLNRKLVAEKGLELEKMQREIAEFMLRFDGVKEAYTASDMKRFEYMEGRKHLLQMGFNHKASGDVLLILEPSWLTNSSRGTTHGTGYIYDTHVPVLFYGWHIKPGFSTRYCTITDIAPTVSMLLDIRIPNGTTGQPIQEIAD
- a CDS encoding aminopeptidase P N-terminal domain-containing protein codes for the protein MKLLKLLFAGLFIFMEISPSISQSYFEDGLDQNFHRERRTALRKLLPENSVAVIFTNPVKNRSNDVDFIYHPNTDFFYLTGYREPNAVLLIFSESRQIGGETTDEVIYVQPRDENAEMWNGKRLGIAGVKEKLGFEAVYLNTDFGTNPALKFDQFDKILTFSLSENIEESSANQAMLDMREQFKTETAYPEEMSAVTSKMYELIRATDLENTANVAQVIGRYRKYYPEVENDDILVEFVDADTPEKRMAVAQKIPSQKLNIAALPEMMTKLRGIKTEEEIGMLKKAISISAIGQIEVMKALKPGMSEREVQGIHEFVYKRYGAENVGYPSIVGAGKNGCILHYISNDLRDPDKRLMLMDLGAEWRGYTADVTRTIPISGKFTPEEKAIYDLVYKAQEAAMQACKPGVEFSEISQIAKRVINEGLQELGIIIRGQRHRYFPHGTSHHLGLDVHDRGAYGPLEEGMVLTVEPGIYIPEGSDCDEKWWNIAVRIEDDVVITKTGFENLSADAPRSSKEVEAMMAKPSILEEWVLPEL
- a CDS encoding non-canonical purine NTP diphosphatase, whose protein sequence is MKICFATNNPKKIEEVKAALGEDFTIVSLEEIGCQEELPETGDTLDFNAFQKARHVFENYGVSCFADDTGLEVHALEGAPGVYSGRYAGEPRSDERNVELLLNNMEGKIDRKAQFRTVIALILDGKEYSFEGVAKGEIIQERTGDGGFGYDPVFRPDDHEETFAELSMEAKNAISHRGKAVRKLIHFLNSYR
- the udk gene encoding uridine kinase: MRKPYIVGITGGSASGKTLFLNRLLQSFDPGEVCLISQDNYYKPIDQQPLDEEGVENYDTPFSFDFDAYAEDIQKIQRGEHVFRQEYTFNNPAKTPQMLEFKPAPVVVVEGIFVLYSPKLSNLLDLKVFIDAKDYIKLKRRIVRDKVERGYDLDDVLYRYEKHVMPTYEKYIDPSKHDADLIIPNNDSFDNGLEMVKIFLKEKINDQPCI
- a CDS encoding outer membrane insertion C- signal, translated to MKKFLFAALAVFLLLQPEESKAQVSAGIYQQNLNTYLAIGTDPDEKMFGELRLGAGDELDLEGTFGYNFIQKQEVNFYSGAHLGVANLTTDFSEAYLGVPLGLLVKPFSAAPNLGFLLEASPLVGFDSGDGYLRAGIGLKYTFR